A window of the Gossypium hirsutum isolate 1008001.06 chromosome A05, Gossypium_hirsutum_v2.1, whole genome shotgun sequence genome harbors these coding sequences:
- the LOC107904405 gene encoding uncharacterized protein: MASTATTECTITNDAGQNLVLALSNYETAAETIKNTETATFTLTMPAIYLNGALVYEVGHSLRWNIFWTTDNQVSTKMFKINDPIDWKQVANNLKYGHKSEDRIIYADSEYTAWASIEPNSKGQVLTANIYASSVPK, translated from the exons ATGGCTTCTACTGCTACCACTGAGTGCACTATTACAAATGATGCTGGCCAGAATCTAGTATTGGCTTTGTCGAACTACGAAACTGCTGCGGAAACGATCAAGAATACAGAAACAGCAACTTTTACGCTGACTATGCCAGCCATCTATCTGAACGGAGCTCTTGTGTATGAAGTCGGTCATAGCCTCAGGTGGAACATTTTTTGGACCACTGATAATCAG GTCTCTACTAAGATGTTCAAAATTAATGACCCCATTGATTGGAAACAAGTTGCAAACAATCTTAAATACGGCCACAAGAGTGAAGATCGGATTATTTATGCCGATTCTGAATACACCGCATGGGCAAGTATTGAACCAAATTCCAAAGGTCAAGTATTAACCGCCAATATCTACGCCAGTTCCGTGCCTAAATAA